In a genomic window of Mycolicibacter heraklionensis:
- a CDS encoding zinc-binding dehydrogenase, whose translation MNQPITADAWVATELGDPAKVLARQSVEVRAPGPGEIRVAVNAFCLNFNDIDIIGGRYTTLPLQPPFVPGMETVGVVESAGQGAEHLIGRRIVGIPVMAFGGYASYAIVDAATALDLPEWVSDVDGAALHYPFHLGWFALRERGRLKPGETLLVHAAAGGTGSGALVLGKALGARVIATAGSDEKVEFCKELGADHAINYRNGDWVEQVVELTYGRGVDVAFDAVGGDVAVQTFRAMGLNGRYLMAGFAQDIALEDGDYLSPRPIAYSNFDVCGVCLVYVNDPVAIRRTLGFNWPARSEGLDAHAKILEMLRTGKIRTVVGAEVPWTELPNALERMAARQTTGRLVVTTDRPR comes from the coding sequence ATGAATCAACCGATCACCGCTGACGCCTGGGTCGCCACCGAACTCGGGGACCCGGCCAAAGTGCTGGCCCGTCAGAGCGTGGAGGTGCGCGCGCCCGGACCCGGCGAAATCCGAGTCGCGGTCAACGCCTTCTGCCTCAATTTCAACGACATCGACATCATCGGTGGCCGCTACACCACGCTGCCACTGCAACCGCCGTTCGTGCCCGGCATGGAGACGGTCGGGGTCGTGGAAAGTGCCGGGCAGGGTGCTGAACATCTCATCGGCCGGCGCATCGTCGGCATCCCGGTGATGGCGTTCGGTGGATACGCCTCCTACGCGATCGTGGACGCGGCGACCGCGCTGGACCTGCCGGAGTGGGTCAGCGACGTCGACGGTGCGGCCCTGCACTACCCGTTCCACCTGGGCTGGTTCGCGCTGCGGGAGCGCGGCCGCCTGAAGCCGGGCGAGACCCTGCTGGTGCACGCCGCCGCCGGCGGCACCGGATCCGGCGCGTTGGTGCTCGGTAAAGCGCTGGGCGCCCGGGTGATCGCCACCGCCGGCAGCGACGAGAAGGTCGAGTTCTGCAAGGAACTCGGTGCCGACCACGCGATCAACTACCGCAACGGCGACTGGGTCGAGCAGGTCGTGGAACTGACCTACGGCCGGGGTGTCGACGTCGCGTTCGACGCGGTCGGCGGGGACGTGGCGGTGCAGACCTTCCGCGCCATGGGCCTGAACGGCCGGTATCTGATGGCGGGATTCGCCCAGGACATCGCCTTGGAGGACGGCGACTATCTCTCGCCACGGCCCATCGCCTACAGCAACTTCGACGTGTGCGGGGTATGCCTGGTCTACGTCAACGACCCGGTGGCAATCCGCCGCACGCTGGGCTTCAACTGGCCGGCCCGCTCCGAGGGGCTGGACGCCCACGCGAAGATCCTGGAGATGCTGCGCACCGGTAAGATCCGCACCGTTGTTGGCGCAGAGGTGCCCTGGACCGAACTGCCGAATGCCTTGGAGCGCATGGCCGCTCGTCAAACCACCGGCCGCCTGGTGGTCACCACCGACCGGCCCCGGTAG
- a CDS encoding multicopper oxidase domain-containing protein, producing MIQLGPPPAPVVKPRRRGGPRGPVFLGANIVVLGWLAVAVVLLAAHNVVAHPIWLPVHALLLGAATNAIVIWSGHFTTTLCRVPDPPQWHLVAKLALLNAAVIATLAGVAFNAEALSGAGGTAVAVVAVAHGAELIAMKKSALSARFDYLVGFYLAAIAALLAGSATGAAMAVGVARWYARLWTTHVHVMLYGWIGLTVMGTLFTLWPTTIREKITPRSFAMARRALPTLTAGLAAAAVGLLAGSWWLTAAGLLGYAVGVGLSIAGLWPGRSFTGPAAWMLVGATLWLGIAVVVETTRLIAARSVEVLPALVEHTLLPLLAVGFVAQILLGALSQLLPILVANGPPVRKAVIGYLDQGWQARVCAINLAVPLVAGPWREPLPLIGWALAAVAVASFVLLALRLAIPVALRGPLDIDAITPRPRAITGAVAVAAVAAVAVALGMGGPAPSGAAGVTGAARTIDVTLKDMRFSPDVIDVPAGTRLVLRVTNADGLPHDLHVDTGEHTPRLSRGQTAVLDLGAVQQDREAWCDVPGHRAAGMTMTIHAVGGVPRHQHTGGGQSGSSTPTVLDLAADPSPGWTPHDAVLAPAIPGVHRLELRAVDRELEIAPGRREIRWTFGGVEPAPTLHGRVGDTFEITLINDASMGHGIDFHAGALAPDQPMRTLAPGERLVYRFTAHRAGAWLYHCSTPPMTLHIANGMYGAVIIDPPGLPAVDREYALVGAQLYAGPPDSDAKTTAIRAGQPDGWMFNGTAAQYMHAPLPAHTGERVRVWVVNAGPGDAIAFHVVGTQFDTVYKEGAWLLRPPGGSGGSQALDLAPAQGGFVEMTFPEPGHYPFMDHDMRHAENGAHGIFEVSG from the coding sequence ATGATTCAGTTGGGGCCACCCCCGGCGCCGGTCGTCAAGCCCCGCCGCCGGGGCGGACCGCGCGGGCCGGTATTCCTCGGCGCCAACATCGTGGTGCTGGGCTGGCTGGCCGTCGCGGTGGTGCTGCTCGCCGCGCACAACGTCGTTGCGCACCCGATCTGGCTGCCGGTCCACGCGTTGCTGCTCGGTGCCGCCACCAATGCGATCGTGATCTGGTCCGGACACTTCACCACCACGCTGTGCCGGGTTCCCGACCCGCCGCAGTGGCACCTGGTGGCCAAGCTGGCACTGCTCAACGCCGCCGTGATCGCGACCCTGGCCGGGGTGGCCTTCAACGCCGAAGCGCTGTCCGGGGCCGGGGGCACAGCCGTGGCCGTGGTCGCGGTCGCTCACGGCGCCGAGTTGATCGCGATGAAGAAGTCTGCCCTGTCAGCGCGTTTCGACTACCTGGTCGGTTTCTACCTGGCCGCGATCGCAGCGCTGCTGGCCGGATCGGCGACCGGTGCTGCGATGGCCGTCGGTGTGGCCCGTTGGTATGCGCGATTGTGGACCACCCACGTGCACGTGATGCTCTACGGCTGGATCGGGCTGACCGTGATGGGCACGCTGTTCACCTTGTGGCCCACCACGATCCGCGAGAAAATCACCCCGCGCAGCTTTGCGATGGCTCGCCGCGCGCTGCCGACGCTGACGGCAGGTCTGGCCGCCGCCGCCGTCGGCCTGCTCGCCGGCAGCTGGTGGCTGACGGCCGCGGGTCTGCTGGGCTACGCGGTCGGAGTCGGCCTTTCCATCGCGGGATTGTGGCCCGGCCGCAGCTTCACCGGACCCGCGGCCTGGATGCTGGTCGGCGCGACACTCTGGCTCGGAATCGCCGTCGTGGTCGAGACGACCCGTCTGATCGCGGCCCGCTCCGTCGAGGTGTTGCCCGCATTGGTGGAGCACACTCTGCTCCCGCTGCTGGCGGTGGGCTTCGTCGCCCAGATCCTGCTGGGTGCGTTGAGTCAGTTGCTGCCGATCCTGGTGGCCAACGGTCCGCCGGTTCGCAAGGCCGTCATCGGCTATCTGGACCAGGGCTGGCAGGCCCGGGTGTGCGCGATCAACCTCGCCGTGCCGCTGGTGGCCGGGCCGTGGCGCGAACCGCTGCCGTTGATCGGCTGGGCGTTGGCCGCCGTTGCGGTCGCAAGCTTCGTGCTGCTGGCCCTGCGGCTTGCGATACCGGTGGCACTGCGCGGCCCGCTGGACATCGACGCGATCACGCCCCGTCCCCGGGCGATCACCGGGGCCGTCGCCGTCGCCGCGGTAGCCGCGGTCGCAGTGGCGCTGGGGATGGGCGGCCCCGCACCCTCGGGGGCCGCCGGCGTCACCGGTGCGGCACGCACCATCGACGTCACGCTGAAGGACATGCGGTTCTCCCCGGACGTGATCGACGTGCCGGCCGGGACCCGGCTGGTGCTGCGGGTCACCAACGCCGACGGATTGCCGCACGACCTGCACGTCGACACCGGCGAGCACACCCCGCGGCTGAGCCGCGGCCAGACCGCGGTGCTGGATCTCGGTGCGGTGCAACAGGACCGAGAGGCGTGGTGCGACGTACCCGGTCACCGGGCCGCCGGCATGACGATGACGATCCACGCGGTCGGCGGCGTCCCGCGTCATCAGCACACCGGTGGCGGTCAGAGCGGCTCGTCCACGCCCACGGTCCTGGACCTGGCCGCCGACCCGTCGCCGGGCTGGACCCCGCACGACGCGGTGCTGGCTCCGGCGATCCCGGGTGTGCATCGGCTGGAACTGCGCGCCGTCGACCGGGAGCTGGAGATCGCGCCCGGTCGCCGCGAGATCCGGTGGACCTTCGGCGGCGTCGAGCCGGCACCGACGCTGCACGGCCGGGTCGGGGACACCTTCGAGATCACCCTGATCAACGACGCGAGCATGGGCCACGGCATCGACTTTCATGCCGGAGCGCTCGCCCCGGACCAGCCGATGCGCACCTTGGCGCCGGGGGAGCGGCTGGTTTACCGCTTCACGGCGCACCGGGCCGGCGCCTGGCTCTATCACTGCAGTACACCGCCGATGACGCTGCACATCGCCAACGGCATGTACGGGGCGGTGATCATCGACCCGCCCGGATTGCCGGCGGTGGACCGGGAATACGCCCTGGTCGGCGCCCAGCTCTACGCGGGCCCGCCGGATTCCGACGCCAAGACCACCGCGATCCGCGCCGGTCAGCCCGACGGCTGGATGTTCAACGGCACCGCGGCCCAGTACATGCACGCCCCGCTGCCAGCTCACACCGGCGAACGGGTACGGGTCTGGGTGGTCAATGCCGGCCCGGGTGACGCGATCGCATTCCACGTCGTCGGAACGCAGTTCGACACCGTCTACAAAGAGGGCGCCTGGCTGCTGCGGCCCCCCGGCGGTTCGGGGGGATCGCAGGCCCTCGACCTGGCGCCCGCCCAGGGCGGCTTCGTCGAGATGACCTTCCCCGAACCGGGCCACTACCCGTTCATGGATCACGACATGCGGCACGCCGAGAACGGGGCGCACGGCATCTTCGAGGTCTCCGGCTAG
- the pdhA gene encoding pyruvate dehydrogenase (acetyl-transferring) E1 component subunit alpha, with the protein MGQLPGITGPEVALEPVQLIAPDGAPTAENRYDRDLPEETLSWLYEQMVLTRELDTELVNLQRQGELALYASCRGQEAAQVGAAACLRKTDWLFPQYRELGVFVTRGIPPWHVAAAWRGTWNGGLEFTAKCCAPISVPIGTQALHAVGAAMAAQRLDEDSVTVAFVGDGATSEGDVHEALNFAAVFTAPCVFYVQNNQWAISVPLKKQTAAVSLAHKAIGYGMPGIRVDGNDPLACYAVMAEAAERARHGGGPSLIEAVTYRLGPHTTSDDPTRYRSSAELDQWAALDPIPRYRTYLRNIGVWTQRLQDRVDTRAKRMRTELREATVGAADADIDEVFTAVYADITPELQQQRAAIRAELARER; encoded by the coding sequence ATGGGCCAGCTACCAGGCATTACCGGTCCCGAAGTCGCCCTGGAACCTGTGCAGCTGATCGCGCCGGACGGGGCGCCCACCGCCGAGAACCGTTACGACCGCGACCTGCCCGAAGAGACTCTGAGCTGGCTCTACGAGCAGATGGTGCTCACCCGAGAGCTCGACACCGAACTGGTCAACCTGCAACGCCAGGGCGAGCTGGCGCTCTACGCATCGTGTCGCGGCCAGGAGGCAGCCCAAGTAGGCGCCGCCGCGTGCCTGCGCAAAACCGACTGGCTGTTCCCGCAGTACCGCGAACTGGGAGTCTTCGTCACCCGGGGAATCCCGCCGTGGCACGTCGCGGCCGCGTGGCGGGGCACCTGGAACGGCGGTCTGGAGTTCACCGCGAAATGCTGCGCGCCGATCTCGGTTCCGATCGGTACCCAGGCGCTGCACGCGGTGGGCGCGGCGATGGCCGCGCAACGCCTGGACGAAGACTCCGTCACCGTCGCCTTCGTCGGCGACGGCGCCACCAGTGAGGGCGACGTCCACGAGGCACTGAACTTCGCCGCGGTGTTCACCGCCCCGTGCGTGTTCTACGTGCAGAACAACCAGTGGGCCATCTCGGTGCCGCTGAAAAAGCAGACCGCCGCTGTCTCGCTGGCGCACAAGGCGATCGGTTACGGCATGCCGGGTATCCGGGTGGACGGCAATGATCCGCTGGCCTGTTACGCGGTGATGGCCGAGGCCGCCGAGCGGGCGCGGCATGGTGGCGGCCCGAGCCTGATCGAGGCCGTCACCTACCGGCTCGGCCCGCACACCACGTCCGATGATCCGACGCGTTACCGCAGCAGCGCCGAACTCGACCAGTGGGCAGCACTGGACCCGATCCCGCGCTACCGCACCTACCTGCGCAATATCGGCGTGTGGACGCAGCGGCTGCAGGACCGGGTCGACACTCGGGCCAAGCGGATGCGCACCGAGCTGCGAGAGGCCACCGTCGGGGCCGCCGATGCCGACATCGACGAGGTGTTCACCGCCGTCTACGCCGACATCACCCCGGAGCTGCAGCAGCAGCGCGCCGCGATCCGCGCCGAGTTGGCCAGGGAGCGTTGA
- a CDS encoding alpha-ketoacid dehydrogenase subunit beta, whose protein sequence is MTQILEPPTRSATPAPATGAGKRTEELTMVQALNRALRDAMEAEPKVLVFGTDVGVQGGVFRVTEGLAETFGEQRCFDTPLAESAVIGIAIGLAIRGFVPVPEIQFDGFSYPALDQVVSHLAKYRTRTRGAVPMPVTVRIPSFGGIGAAEHHSESTETYWAHTAGLKVVVPADPSDAYWLLRHAIAAPDPVMFLEPKRRYWARGLVDTEHPAPGIGCAAVRRPGTDVTVLTYGGGVATALSAADIGEQHHGWSLEVVDLRSLVPLDFDTVAASVRRTGRCVVLHEGPRNLGYGAELAARIQEDLFYELEAPVLRASGFDTPYPPARLERLWLPGPDRVLDCVQRVLELP, encoded by the coding sequence ATGACTCAGATCCTCGAACCGCCCACCCGCTCGGCGACCCCGGCCCCGGCCACCGGAGCCGGCAAGCGCACCGAAGAGCTGACCATGGTGCAGGCCCTTAACCGGGCCCTACGTGACGCGATGGAAGCCGAGCCCAAGGTCCTGGTGTTCGGCACCGACGTCGGCGTGCAGGGCGGGGTGTTCCGGGTGACCGAAGGCCTAGCCGAAACCTTCGGAGAGCAACGCTGTTTCGACACTCCGCTGGCTGAATCGGCGGTCATCGGCATCGCCATCGGACTGGCGATTCGGGGCTTCGTCCCGGTGCCGGAGATCCAGTTCGACGGGTTCAGCTACCCGGCGCTGGACCAGGTGGTCAGCCACCTGGCCAAGTACCGGACCCGTACCCGCGGCGCGGTGCCGATGCCGGTCACCGTGCGCATCCCGTCGTTCGGTGGGATCGGTGCGGCCGAACATCACTCGGAGTCCACCGAAACCTACTGGGCGCACACCGCCGGGCTGAAGGTGGTGGTGCCCGCAGATCCCTCGGACGCCTACTGGCTGCTGCGCCACGCGATCGCCGCCCCCGACCCGGTGATGTTCCTGGAGCCGAAACGACGTTACTGGGCCCGCGGACTCGTCGACACCGAACACCCGGCGCCGGGCATCGGATGCGCCGCCGTACGCCGGCCTGGTACCGACGTCACGGTGCTCACCTACGGCGGCGGGGTGGCCACTGCGCTGTCCGCGGCCGACATCGGCGAGCAACACCACGGGTGGAGCCTGGAAGTAGTCGACCTGCGCTCACTGGTCCCGCTCGACTTCGACACCGTCGCCGCGTCGGTGCGACGCACCGGGCGATGCGTGGTCCTGCACGAAGGACCCCGCAACCTCGGCTACGGCGCCGAACTGGCCGCCCGCATCCAGGAGGACCTGTTCTACGAGCTGGAGGCACCGGTGTTGCGCGCCAGCGGATTCGACACCCCGTATCCACCGGCCCGGCTGGAACGCCTGTGGCTGCCGGGCCCCGACCGGGTGCTGGACTGCGTTCAGCGCGTCCTGGAACTGCCATGA
- a CDS encoding dihydrolipoamide acetyltransferase family protein has product MSTDTVQTFAVPDLGEGLEEVTVTSWNVAVGDQIELNQALCSVETAKAEVEIPSPYAGRVVELGGAVGDVLAVGAPLVRIDTGAGARPDALAGRAPVLVGYGADDTFDTSRRTCTSVPGRPRAKPGARKLAAELGVDLSSVTPGPSGVITADGVRAAAGEAAPGDELRPPTPVQAAMAERMVLSRSRIPDAHASVQVDGSNLLRLRDRLAESGGPAITPFVLILRLLVIALTRHPVLNASWVDTPDGPRIRTHHGVHLGFGVAAPRGLLVPVVFDAHRKTTRELADTVARLIAEARAGTLKPAELQGSTFTVSNFGALGLDDGVPVINYPEAAILGIGSLKPRPVAVHDTVVVRPQLTLTCAFDHRVADGAQVAEFLCALRDLIEQPETALLDL; this is encoded by the coding sequence ATGAGTACCGACACGGTCCAGACCTTCGCCGTCCCCGACCTCGGAGAGGGGCTCGAAGAGGTGACGGTGACCAGCTGGAACGTGGCGGTCGGCGATCAGATCGAACTCAACCAGGCGCTGTGCTCGGTGGAGACGGCCAAAGCCGAAGTGGAGATCCCCAGCCCGTATGCCGGCCGGGTGGTCGAGCTGGGCGGCGCGGTGGGAGATGTGCTCGCGGTCGGGGCACCGCTGGTCCGCATCGACACGGGTGCGGGCGCGCGCCCCGATGCGCTCGCGGGGCGCGCGCCGGTTCTGGTCGGCTACGGCGCCGACGACACTTTCGACACCAGCCGCCGCACCTGCACTTCCGTTCCCGGGCGGCCGAGGGCCAAGCCGGGTGCCCGCAAGCTCGCCGCTGAGCTGGGCGTCGACTTGAGCAGCGTGACGCCCGGACCGAGCGGCGTGATCACCGCCGACGGCGTGCGGGCAGCCGCTGGCGAGGCGGCTCCCGGCGATGAACTTCGTCCGCCCACCCCGGTGCAGGCGGCCATGGCTGAACGGATGGTATTGTCGCGCAGCAGGATTCCCGACGCACATGCCAGTGTGCAGGTGGACGGCAGCAACCTGCTGCGGCTGCGGGATCGGCTCGCCGAGTCGGGCGGCCCGGCGATCACCCCTTTCGTGCTGATCCTGCGCCTGCTGGTGATCGCCCTGACCCGCCACCCGGTGTTGAACGCGAGCTGGGTCGACACACCGGACGGCCCGCGCATCCGCACCCATCACGGGGTGCATCTGGGTTTCGGGGTGGCCGCGCCCCGCGGCCTGCTGGTTCCGGTGGTGTTCGACGCGCACCGCAAGACCACCCGGGAGCTCGCCGACACCGTGGCCCGGCTGATCGCCGAGGCCCGGGCCGGCACGCTCAAACCGGCCGAGCTGCAGGGTTCGACGTTCACCGTCTCCAACTTCGGGGCGCTCGGCCTCGACGACGGGGTGCCGGTGATCAATTACCCGGAGGCGGCCATTCTGGGGATCGGTTCGCTGAAACCGCGACCGGTGGCGGTGCACGACACTGTCGTGGTGCGTCCGCAACTGACCCTGACATGCGCGTTTGACCATCGTGTCGCCGACGGTGCGCAGGTTGCCGAATTCCTGTGTGCGCTCCGCGATCTGATCGAGCAACCGGAAACCGCGCTGTTGGACCTCTAG
- a CDS encoding enoyl-CoA hydratase yields the protein MTRPDLVLYNVTDRVALITVNDPDRRNAVTGAMSAQLRAAVERAEADPGVHAVVVTGAGRAFCAGADLSALGVATEDGLLALYDGFMAIAQCTLPTIAAVNGAAVGAGLNLALAADVRIAGPAALFDARFQQLGLHPGGGATWMLHRAVGPQVARAALLFGMRFDADAAVRHGLALQIDDDPVAAALTLAAGPASAPRPVVLATKATMRATASPGSLEGDQHEFAKRTELGPQAATVESPDFAARLAAAQRR from the coding sequence ATGACACGCCCCGATCTCGTCTTATACAACGTCACTGACCGCGTAGCGCTGATCACCGTCAACGATCCGGACCGGCGCAACGCCGTCACCGGCGCCATGTCGGCGCAGCTGCGGGCTGCCGTGGAGCGGGCCGAAGCCGACCCCGGTGTGCACGCGGTGGTGGTCACCGGTGCGGGCCGGGCGTTCTGCGCCGGTGCCGACCTGTCGGCCCTCGGTGTCGCCACCGAGGACGGGCTGTTGGCGCTGTACGACGGTTTCATGGCGATCGCCCAGTGCACGTTGCCCACGATCGCCGCGGTCAACGGTGCCGCGGTGGGCGCGGGCCTGAACCTGGCCCTGGCCGCCGACGTGCGGATCGCCGGTCCAGCGGCGCTGTTCGATGCCCGGTTCCAACAGCTGGGTCTGCATCCCGGCGGCGGCGCCACCTGGATGCTGCACCGGGCGGTGGGGCCTCAGGTGGCCCGCGCCGCGCTGCTGTTCGGCATGCGATTCGACGCCGACGCCGCGGTGCGGCACGGCTTGGCGCTGCAGATCGACGACGACCCCGTCGCCGCGGCGTTGACGCTGGCCGCCGGGCCGGCGTCGGCGCCTCGACCGGTGGTCTTGGCCACCAAGGCCACGATGCGGGCCACCGCCAGCCCCGGGTCTCTCGAGGGCGACCAACACGAGTTCGCCAAGCGGACCGAGCTGGGTCCGCAGGCGGCCACTGTCGAGTCACCGGACTTCGCCGCACGGCTGGCCGCAGCGCAGCGCAGATAG
- a CDS encoding IS481 family transposase translates to MRELSVVEQRYQAVMAVIGDGLSISQVAEKVGVSRQTLHAWLARYEAEGLDGLKDRSHRPRGCPHQMDAHVEAQLLELRRSRPYWGPRRLVFELAKRGVRPVPSESAAYRALVRAAMIDPGVRDRRSRKWKRWERGAAMQLWQMDVVGGFPLADGTSAKALTGVDDHSRMCVCAHLMSRERTRAVCEGLRAALSRYGAPEQILTDNGKVFTGRFNHPPVEVLFDAICRHSGIEHLLTQPRSPTTTGKIERFHRSLRAEFLSTQKPFSNLRAAQLALNEWVDYYNTARPHQGIDMLTPAQRFTPSVTGTAVSPPINRTDRSGDDWVSRRVTTNGVVSVAWQQVSVGAHHAGSRCDIHVDGDLLRFYIGDDLVKTAARTSRGEVRNKRAFRTREQAQSLT, encoded by the coding sequence ATGAGGGAGTTGAGCGTGGTTGAGCAGAGGTATCAGGCCGTGATGGCGGTGATCGGTGATGGGTTGTCGATCTCGCAGGTGGCCGAGAAGGTGGGGGTGTCGCGGCAGACGCTGCATGCCTGGTTGGCCCGGTATGAGGCCGAGGGCCTCGACGGGCTCAAGGATCGTTCGCATCGGCCGCGGGGCTGTCCGCATCAGATGGATGCCCATGTCGAGGCGCAGTTGTTGGAGTTGCGTCGGTCGCGGCCGTATTGGGGGCCGCGCCGGTTGGTGTTCGAGTTGGCCAAGCGTGGTGTTAGGCCGGTGCCTTCGGAGTCGGCGGCCTATCGGGCGTTGGTGCGGGCAGCCATGATCGACCCGGGCGTGCGTGATCGGCGTTCGCGTAAGTGGAAACGTTGGGAACGCGGCGCGGCGATGCAACTGTGGCAGATGGACGTCGTCGGCGGGTTCCCGCTGGCCGATGGCACCAGCGCCAAGGCACTGACCGGTGTCGATGATCATTCCCGGATGTGCGTCTGTGCGCACCTGATGAGCCGGGAACGGACCCGGGCGGTCTGCGAGGGGTTACGGGCGGCGCTGAGTCGTTATGGGGCTCCCGAGCAGATCCTGACCGACAACGGCAAGGTGTTCACCGGGCGATTCAATCACCCACCGGTGGAGGTGCTCTTCGATGCGATCTGCCGCCACAGCGGCATCGAACATCTGTTGACCCAACCCCGCAGTCCCACGACGACGGGCAAGATTGAGCGTTTCCACCGCAGCTTGCGTGCTGAATTCCTGAGCACCCAAAAGCCTTTCAGCAATCTCAGGGCCGCGCAGCTGGCGTTGAATGAGTGGGTCGACTATTACAACACCGCCCGCCCGCACCAAGGAATCGACATGCTCACCCCGGCCCAACGATTCACCCCGAGCGTGACCGGCACGGCGGTGAGCCCACCGATCAACCGCACCGATCGCAGCGGTGATGACTGGGTGTCGCGTCGGGTCACCACCAACGGGGTCGTCAGTGTCGCCTGGCAGCAAGTCAGCGTCGGCGCCCACCACGCCGGCTCACGCTGCGACATCCACGTCGACGGGGATCTACTGCGGTTTTACATCGGCGACGATCTGGTCAAGACCGCCGCACGAACCAGCCGCGGCGAGGTAAGAAACAAACGGGCCTTCCGCACCCGCGAACAGGCCCAATCACTAACCTAG
- a CDS encoding RNA-guided endonuclease TnpB family protein encodes MSRHTTFKFCLDPAVEQSVVLARHAGAARFGFNQCLRLVKSALSDRRADPGIKVPWTGFDLINAFNSWKKTEAAGRVFAGDATGMTELIVTGLAWRGEVCQQVFEEAAVDCGKGLRAWSDSRAGKRRGKRVGFPRFKKKTASTPSFRLRNNHPKGKTAAIRVGDNNRPRSVTLPGIGQIAVYDDTRRLRRMLAAGRAKILFATVSQYAGRWWVALNVEAADLHPAMQHQSRHASDATGWVGVDRGLSAFAVAATGDGVEVVRITDAPKPLATRMARQRRIAKSLSRKQKGSHNRRDAARKLARHHHRTANIRKHFLRRISNQLIKTHDRLVIEDLNTAGMLANRRLARAIADASWAEFARQLHYKQAWRSGQIAVADRWYPSSQLCSTCGERRRDLSLADRVFSCPNGHRLDRDLNEAINLARWGQSHHDHPRTPDPQAGGRATNARRQDGSGQHPTSAGETSLDEAGTDVHTAPAA; translated from the coding sequence ATGAGCCGACATACGACGTTCAAGTTTTGCCTCGACCCCGCCGTCGAGCAGTCCGTGGTCTTGGCGCGGCATGCGGGTGCGGCCCGGTTCGGGTTCAACCAGTGCCTACGGCTGGTCAAGTCCGCGCTAAGTGACCGGCGTGCCGATCCTGGCATCAAGGTGCCGTGGACCGGTTTCGACTTGATCAACGCCTTCAACAGCTGGAAGAAGACCGAAGCCGCCGGGCGGGTGTTCGCCGGCGATGCCACCGGGATGACCGAGCTGATCGTGACGGGGCTGGCGTGGCGGGGCGAGGTGTGTCAGCAGGTGTTCGAGGAAGCCGCCGTCGACTGCGGCAAAGGGTTGAGGGCCTGGTCGGACTCTCGTGCTGGGAAACGCCGCGGCAAGCGTGTCGGGTTTCCCCGGTTCAAGAAAAAGACCGCGTCGACTCCGTCGTTTCGGCTGCGCAACAACCACCCCAAAGGCAAGACCGCGGCGATCCGCGTCGGAGACAACAACCGGCCGCGTTCGGTCACCCTGCCCGGTATCGGCCAGATCGCTGTGTACGACGACACCCGCCGGCTGCGGCGCATGCTCGCTGCGGGCCGCGCAAAGATCCTGTTCGCTACCGTATCCCAGTACGCTGGCCGGTGGTGGGTCGCGTTGAACGTCGAAGCCGCCGATTTGCACCCAGCGATGCAGCACCAGTCGCGCCACGCAAGTGATGCCACTGGCTGGGTCGGGGTTGATCGGGGCCTGTCGGCGTTCGCAGTCGCCGCCACCGGCGACGGGGTCGAGGTCGTCCGCATCACCGACGCGCCCAAACCACTGGCCACCCGTATGGCCCGCCAGCGCCGGATAGCGAAATCGTTGTCCCGCAAACAGAAAGGATCACATAACCGCCGCGACGCTGCCCGCAAGCTGGCCAGGCATCACCACCGCACTGCGAACATTCGCAAGCATTTCCTCCGCCGGATCTCCAACCAGCTGATCAAGACCCACGACCGGCTCGTCATCGAAGATCTGAACACCGCGGGGATGCTGGCCAATCGCCGACTCGCCCGCGCTATCGCTGACGCGAGCTGGGCTGAGTTCGCCCGCCAACTGCACTACAAACAGGCATGGCGATCCGGGCAGATCGCGGTCGCCGACCGCTGGTACCCGTCCAGCCAGCTGTGCTCGACATGCGGGGAACGTCGCCGCGATCTGAGTCTGGCTGATCGGGTGTTTAGCTGCCCAAACGGTCACCGTCTCGATCGTGACCTAAATGAGGCAATCAACCTGGCGCGCTGGGGCCAATCCCACCACGACCATCCACGAACCCCGGACCCCCAAGCAGGAGGCCGGGCCACCAACGCCCGCCGACAGGACGGCTCTGGCCAGCACCCCACGAGTGCCGGTGAAACCAGCCTGGACGAAGCGGGAACCGACGTTCACACCGCACCAGCGGCATGA